From one Culex quinquefasciatus strain JHB chromosome 3, VPISU_Cqui_1.0_pri_paternal, whole genome shotgun sequence genomic stretch:
- the LOC6039401 gene encoding uncharacterized protein LOC6039401 isoform X2, translating to MDESTSSSNDHSTGDGYAYKNEISLSIGEDDHNSGTNSTAVPTPSPRHVEIPVPGDDSEYASLKDHNGSATMNGLDNPAFESDKEKRPLSSFGHSGEKSLGATSVNGKVAAEKPLAEAVNLELLNMSKPSNGHKNGASALPVKKDTEVDIGDPYDEYFVPVNEHRKFMRGEKLYVTKDKRDKKKKNWLCWLLGLAVLVAVIIIAILAASGVIFNDDPTPVESRRFAEGNQVATAGVFGSRQANKTTSTEYPSTSSPPGSTVPPLPPTTEENIVYVPNTIEGQITLTNLEFLDDYRDRNSSAYKVLAAELEDEIRESLDVLGSREKFYVKIMSLKPGSVVVDYRVSWDNSSESLTMDSMKERLTNYLSENQNYLATYIVPVNTIRVARLPDMCYSGPSEMNCEFACEFNARLGDFMCVCPSGMRLNNDDGKTCYTPVLASQHEPTAEPEPASEPEPEPKGEPEPAGEPEPAGEPEPASEPEPASEPTPASEPEPVGEPEPSSEPEPKSEPEPASEPEPASEPETTSEPEPASEPEPNSEPEPASEPEPKSELEPASEPSSTTELNAAAKIVSEPTPSSEPEPTSEPEPASEPASEPEPASEPEPASEPEPASEPEPKSEPTSTTESSSSGKLVNAPTPASEPEPSSEPEPSSEPEPTGEPEPASEPAASSTTEHSNEPEKSSSNQSEKLRFADSTPEPSSEPEPTSEPEPSSEPEPSSEPEPTADHQSSTSSNPKSEVEQIKAVKSSEPESEPASEPEPASEPEPTSEPEPASEPEPSSEPSSTESNSGKLQSSTEYATQQQSSTKEVVEDHTMPDFMIPDPEQKHSTSTDTISTTSLKSVSDTPAPVTETISDDTPQPTLGTYLIAARTTKSPSTESSNVFDGRSLENNEPETTDNTVYATSSPILLEQYRSSTSFSTSTESMEQPKEQEEDMSPFLPNIETTSAKNRALYAVTEAVQEADTVPSILNHVDQSPFLPEIENNASLVNLLHEGLDRQAEGFDNDSQQHYLEVLPLSKENDRNDYKKQLSTEVTKTVYIATTIRYAPTTDSVEDLLTAASSRNIVEQTTNGAEEVMNTSTERDVEETTLGKVNATLARQELLEEETTEQVERKPTTMQVEELSSSPKQDVEDVNTTEQVEEKPTTQKADEEKTSPKEEVESVSTGDVVGKLEATTVEEEPTTVRVAMTSGAPAKLELEEERASTSGKAEEVTENTKEETTEAQAKIVAEVTSEKEVEETTPHAAVSTSSTTEGADAKIVEEVTNATETREPMTTTSTTTESTSSSSTTTEAESTSTTTSTTTEEGKNDLLKNFQDLDSDNDISENDLKVIPLQKSDVTKESPPPDPTTFQTASAARDSTFETTTGHFLDETTFHLIRSERSNETSLIRTRNSEAQNFGELIASVGSGMFTKCAVGQFECVNGTSIKDGSSCIQKSERCDSVSHCSDNSDEQDCERLGCPGHFQCKDGFCLARHHVCDGIAHCNDGSDEVECDRWQCNFDEISCNPGGGGGSCLPALWKCDGLEQCANGFDESNCPDTCTNDEYFCVGQRKCIPEAWRCDGTADCSGGEDERLCDCPVDNFRCNAGGCVPDKFVCDGQPQCPDLSDEWGCFSVDSGALKVRIESQELKPVCGDGWTKELSDEVCAKLGFTEAKSFSISGENGEDSVYRYMSTNASNLLENMALASNCSAGLVKIECEQYLCGRESITPTLEQRIAGGVNSESEQLPSLALLYSNDAAIKCTANIISPRWALASYSCIMGKTEFIDNRNVAELDWMLFAGTSHFNSSLVSGGSHNGTFQVVEVQRIVPYPQAKYKQFLYSGDVVLLELASPLRLNERIGSACLTERAMIDEEQLCLTAGWGVDPAEVANTEQYLKYLPVPTMPTEKCNSSIHYNGSLNDDAICAGYLSSSKTTCYNDEGAPLMCHVESSGQWRLEGTLSYHGNCGKRPHPAIYNSITSSISNWIRNTVGNDRMFATSATSRSNGTTAEPVNGTQPAVAAAGER from the exons ATGGACGAGTCAACGTCGTCCAGCAATGACCACTCGACCGGTGACGGGTACGCGTACAAGAACGAAATCTCGCTCTCGATCGGCGAGGACGATCACAACTCGGGCACCAACAGTACGGCGGTGCCTACGCCGTCGCCCCGGCACGTCGAGATTCCGGTGCCGGGCGACGACAGTGAGTACGCCTCGCTGAAGGACCACAACGGTTCCGCCACCATGAACGGGCTGGACAATCCGGCCTTCGAGTCGGACAAGGAAAAGCGACCGCTGAGTTCGTTCGGCCACTCGGGGGAAAAGTCCCTCGGGGCCACATCGGTGAACGGCAAGGTCGCTGCGGAGAAGCCGCTGGCGGAGGCAGTCAATCTGGAGCTGCTGAACATGTCCAAACCATCGAATGGGCACAAGAACGGAGCCAGTGCACTGCCGGTCAAGAAGGACACCGAGGTTGATATTGGTGACCCCTACGACGAGTACTTCGTTCCGGTTAACGAGCATCGAAAGTTTATGAG AGGCGAGAAGCTGTACGTTACCAAGGACAAACGGGACAAGAAAAAGAAGAACTGGCTTTGCTGGCTACTCGGGCTGGCCGTTCTCGTCGCCGTAATCATAATCGCCATCCTTGCCGCGTCCGGAGTGATCTTTAACGACGATCCGACGCCAGTGGAGTCGCGAAGGTTCGCCGAAGGCAACCAGGTGGCCACGGCTGGAGTGTTTGGATCACGGCAAGCGAACAAAACCACCTCAACGGAATATCCCTCAACCTCGTCACCACCGGGCTCAACGGTACCACCTCTGCCACCTACCACCGAAGAGAACATCGTCTACGTGCCCAATACGATCGAGGGTCAGATCACCTTGACGAATCTGGAATTCTTGGACGACTACCGGGACCGGAACAGCTCCGCGTACAAGGTGCTGGCCGCCGAACTGGAGGATGAAATCCGCGAAAGCCTTGACGTGCTGGGATCCCGCGAGAAGTTCTACGTCAAGATCATGAGCTTGAA GCCCGGCTCCGTGGTTGTCGACTACCGTGTTAGCTGGGACAACTCCAGCGAATCGCTGACTATGGACAGCATGAAGGAACGACTGACGAACTATCTGTCGGAGAACCAGAACTATTTGGCCACCTACATCGTTCCGGTGAATACGATCCGTGTCGCAAGACTGCCGGATATGTGCTACTCGGGACCATCGGAAATGAA TTGTGAATTTGCCTGCGAGTTCAACGCTCGTCTTGGTGACTTTATGTGCGTGTGCCCGTCCGGAATGCGACTGAACAATGACGATGGCAAAACTTGCTACACTCCTGTGCTGGCTTCGCAGCATGAACCTACCGCCGAACCGGAACCGGCCAGCGAGCCCGAGCCAGAACCAAAGGGTGAACCCGAGCCGGCTGGTGAACCGGAACCCGCTGGTGAACCGGAGCCTGCTAGTGAACCGGAACCCGCTAGCGAGCCTACACCTGCAAGTGAACCCGAACCAGTGGGCGAACCGGAGCCGTCAAGTGAACCTGAACCAAAGAGCGAGCCAGAACCAGCAAGTGAACCTGAGCCCGCGAGTGAACCAGAAACTACTAGTGAACCCGAACCAGCTAGCGAGCCTGAACCCAACAGTGAACCCGAGCCGGCCAGTGAACCTGAACCGAAGAGTGAACTCGAGCCAGCAAGTGAACCTTCGTCTACCACTGAGTTGAACGCAGCGGCGAAAATAGTGAGCGAGCCAACTCCTTCCAGTGAACCGGAGCCTACGAGTGAACCGGAACCGGCGAGTGAACCTGCAAGCGAGCCAGAACCAGCTAGTGAGCCAGAACCGGCTAGTGAACCCGAACCAGCTAGTGAGCCAGAGCCCAAGAGTGAACCAACCTCCACTACCGAGTCAAGTTCATCTGGCAAACTAGTCAATGCACCAACCCCGGCAAGCGAACCGGAACCTTCGAGTGAACCTGAACCTTCGAGCGAACCAGAACCAACCGGTGAACCCGAACCGGCAAGCGAACCGGCAGCGTCCAGTACAACTGAACATTCCAACGAACCGGAAAAGTCATCGTCAAACCAATCGGAAAAGCTTAGATTCGCTGACTCCACTCCGGAACCCAGCAGTGAACCAGAACCGACTAGTGAGCCTGAGCCAAGCAGCGAGCCTGAGCCTAGCAGTGAGCCAGAACCAACCGCAGACCACCAGTCATCTACCAGTTCGAACCCAAAGAGCGAAGTTGAGCAGATCAAGGCCGTGAAATCTAGCGAACCTGAGAGCGAACCTGCCAGTGAGCCTGAACCTGCAAGTGAGCCGGAACCCACCAGCGAACCGGAACCCGCAAGTGAGCCGGAACCGTCTAGTGAACCTTCCTCGACCGAATCCAACTCCGGTAAACTTCAATCGTCAACTGAGTACGCCACCCAGCAACAGTCGTCCACGAAGGAAGTCGTCGAGGATCACACCATGCCTGACTTTATgatccctgatccggaacagaaACACTCCACCAGTACGGATACAATCTCAACAACTTCGCTCAAATCCGTGTCGGATACACCGGCCCCGGTAACCGAAACAATCTCCGATGACACTCCTCAGCCTACGCTCGGAACGTATCTGATCGCGGCAAGAACGACCAAATCTCCTAGCACCGAATCTAGTAACGTATTTGACGGACGATCGCTGGAGAACAATGAACCCGAAACCACCGATAATACCGTCTATGCCACTTCTAGTCCGATCCTCCTGGAGCAGTACCGTTCCTCAACAAGCTTCTCCACCTCGACCGAATCCATGGAGCAGCCCAAGGAGCAAGAAGAAGACATGTCTCCATTCCTGCCCAACATTGAGACGACTAGTGCGAAGAACCGTGCACTGTACGCCGTAACCGAAGCGGTACAGGAAGCGGACACGGTCCCATCAATCCTGAACCACGTAGATCAGTCGCCGTTCCTGCCGGAAATCGAAAACAACGCCAGCCTGGTGAATCTGCTGCACGAAGGGTTGGACCGCCAAGCGGAGGGCTTCGACAATGATTCCCAGCAGCACTACTTGGAGGTGCTTCCGCTATCGAAAGAAAATGATCGCAACGATTACAAAAAGCAGCTAAGTACCGAGGTTACGAAGACTGTTTACATTGCGACGACGATACGCTACGCTCCGACCACGGATTCGGTGGAAGATCTGCTGACAGCTGCGAGTTCCAGAAATATTGTCGAACAGACGACTAACGGGGCGGAGGAAGTCATGAACACGAGCACCGAGAGGGACGTGGAGGAAACCACGCTCGGTAAAGTGAATGCTACCTTGGCGCGGCAGGAACTGCTGGAAGAGGAAACTACTGAACAGGTGGAGCGCAAACCAACTACAATGCAGGTTGAGGAATTGAGCAGCTCGCCGAAGCAAGACGTTGAAGATGTGAATACCACAGAGCAGGTGGAAGAAAAGCCAACCACTCAGAAGGCGGACGAGGAGAAGACTTCACCGAAAGAGGAAGTTGAAAGCGTGTCCACTGGAGACGTTGTCGGCAAGTTGGAAGCTACTACGGTGGAGGAAGAGCCGACTACAGTTCGTGTAGCGATGACGAGTGGTGCTCCCGCAAAGCTGGAGCTGGAAGAAGAACGTGCGTCGACGTCGGGAAAAGCTGAAGAGGTGACGGAAAATACCAAAGAGGAAACCACTGAGGCACAGGCAAAGATTGTTGCTGAGGTGACGAGTGAGAAGGAGGTTGAAGAAACGACACCGCATGCTGCGGTGAGCACATCTTCGACGACGGAGGGAGCTGATGCGAAGATAGTGGAGGAAGTTACCAACGCAACTGAAACAAGAGAACCAATGACCACAACATCCACAACAACGGAGTCAACTAGTTCTTCCTCGACGACTACCGAAGCGGAGTCGACGTCGACGACAACTTCTACCACAACCGAAGAAGGAAAGAACGACCTGTTGAAAAACTTCCAGGATCTGGACTCAGACAACGACATCTCCGAGAACGATCTGAAGGTAATTCCGCTGCAGAAATCTGACGTGACGAAAGAATCACCTCCGCCCGATCCAACAACGTTTCAAACTGCGTCGGCCGCCCGGGATTCCACCTTCGAAACCACGACCGGTCATTTTTTAGACGAAACGACGTTTCATTTGATTAGATCAGAGCGATCGAATGAAACGTCGTTAATTCGGACGAGAAATTCTGAAGCCCAGAACTTTGGCGAGTTGATTGCGAGTGTCGGCAGCGGAATGTTTACCAAGTGTGCCGTAGGACAGTTTGAGTGCGTGAACGGAACGTCGATCAAGGACGGCAGCTCGTGCATCCAAAAGTCGGAACGGTGCGATTCGGTGTCGCACTGCTCGGACAACAGCGATGAGCAGGACTGTGAGCGGTTGGGCTGTCCGGGACACTTCCAGTGCAAGGACGGGTTCTGTCTGGCTCGGCACCACGTGTGCGATGGGATTGCGCACTGCAACGACGGAAGCGACGAGGTGGAGTGTGATCGATGGCAGTGTAACTTTGACGAGATCTCGTGCAATCCGGGTGGCGGTGGAGGATCGTGCCTGCCGGCACTGTGGAAGTGTGACGGGTTGGAGCAGTGCGCGAACGGGTTCGACGAGAGCAACTGTCCGGATACGTGCACCAATGATGAGTACTTCTGCGTTGGGCAGCGCAAGTGTATTCCGGAAGCGTGGAGGTGTGACGGTACCGCCGACTGCAGCGGTGGAGAGGATGAACGACTGTGCGACTGTCCGGTCGATAACTTCCGGTGCAACGCGGGCGGATGCGTGCCGGACAAGTTTGTGTGCGATGGTCAGCCGCAGTGTCCGGATCTGTCGGACGAATGGGGATGCTTTAGCGTGGACAGTGGAGCGCTAAAGGTTCGAATTGAGTCACAGGAACTGAAGCCGGTATGCGGGGACGGCTGGACCAAGGAGTTGTCCGATGAGGTGTGCGCTAAATTGGGCTTTACCGAAGCAAAGTCATTCTCGATCTCAGGAGAAAATGGAGAGGATTCCGTCTACCGATACATGAGCACAAACGCTTCGAATTTGTTGGAAAACATGGCACTTGCAAGCAACTGCTCAGCTGGTCTGGTGAAGATCGAATGCGAACAATACC TTTGTGGACGTGAAAGCATCACTCCGACCTTGGAGCAACGGATAGCCGGCGGCGTCAACTCGGAATCGGAACAGCTGCCAAGTTTGGCGCTGCTATACAGCAACGATGCGGCCATCAAGTGTACCGCGAATATAA tttcTCCACGATGGGCACTTGCAAGCTACTCATGCATCATGGGCAAAACCGAGTTCATCGACAACAGAAACGTGGCCGAATTGGACTGGATGCTCTTCGCTGGCACGTCGCATTTCAACTCCTCTCTGGTGTCCGGCGGTAGCCACAACGGCACGTTCCAAGTTGTAGAGGTTCAAAGGATTGTACCTTATCCACAG GCCAAATACAAGCAGTTCCTCTACAGTGGTGACGTTGTGCTGCTGGAGCTGGCCAGCCCACTGCGGTTGAACGAGAGGATCGGAAGTGCGTGCCTGACGGAGCGCGCCATGATCGACGAGGAGCAGCTGTGTCTCACCGCCGGCTGGGGCGTAGATCCAGCCGAGGTGGCCAACACCGAGCAGTACCTCAAGTATCTGCCAGTCCCGACCATGCCAACCGAGAAGTGCAACTCCTCCATTCACTACAACGGCTCGCTGAACGATGACGCCATCTGCGCGGGTTATCTCAGCAGCAGCAAGACAACTTGCTAC AACGACGAAGGAGCGCCGCTGATGTGCCACGTCGAGAGCAGCGGCCAGTGGCGGTTGGAGGGGACGCTCAGTTATCACGGTAACTGCGGGAAGCGGCCACATCCGGCCATCTACAACTCGATTACCTCAAGCATCTCGAACTGGATTCGGAACACGGTGGGCAACGACCGGATGTTTGCCACGAGTGCCACGAGTAGGAGCAATGGCACCACCGCGGAACCCGTCAACGGTACGCAGCCAGCAGTGGCTGCGGCAGGCGAGCGGTAA